A region of Plasmodium reichenowi strain SY57 chromosome Unknown, whole genome shotgun sequence DNA encodes the following proteins:
- a CDS encoding RuvB-like helicase 3, putative — protein sequence MKLEEVKDIQKIERIGAHSHIRGLGLNDCLDARYCSEGMIGQMSARKAAGIVLRMIKEGRISGRAILLAGQPGTGKTAIAMGIAKALGEDTPFTHISGSEVYSLEMSKTEALTQAFRRSIGVRVKEESEVIEGEVVEIEIEKFNERDINNKNKKLGKMILKTTEMETLYDLGSKMIEALQKENITAGDVICIDKGTGKITKIGKSFARSKDYDAMDPNTLFVQCPEGELQKRKEVVHTVTLHDIDAINSRTQGFLALFSGDTGEIKNEIREHIDMKINEWQEDEKAEIVPGVLFIDEVHMLDIECFSYLNRALESEQSPIVIMATNRGITHIRGTDYKAPHGIPLDLLDRTLIIPTYPYKHQDILKILEQRAEEEDVDIDEYAKELLCKIASESSLRYALHLITLANLVSKKRKATEVTVQDVRRVYNLFIDVKRSTQYLIEYQNEFMFSELPKEEPSIKEEDSSEEKRELHEKNSENSSTSN from the coding sequence ttcaaaaaatagAAAGAATTGGAGCACATTCCCATATTCGAGGGTTAGGGTTAAATGATTGTTTAGATGCTAGGTATTGTTCTGAAGGTATGATCGGGCAAATGAGTGCTCGTAAGGCTGCTGGTATTGTCTTGAGAATGATTAAAGAAGGAAGAATAAGTGGAAGAGCTATTTTATTAGCTGGTCAACCAGGTACAGGGAAAACAGCCATTGCTATGGGTATTGCAAAAGCTTTAGGTGAAGATACTCCCTTTACTCATATTTCTGGTTCGGAAGTTTATTCTCTAGAAATGAGCAAAACCGAAGCATTGACACAAGCTTTTAGAAGATCTATTGGCGTAAGAGTAAAAGAAGAATCAGAAGTAATAGAAGGCGAAGTAGTTGAAATTGAAATAGAGAAATTTAATGAAAgagatataaataataaaaataaaaaattaggaaaaatgatattaaaaaCTACAGAAATGGAAACCTTATATGATTTAGGTAGTAAAATGATAGAAGCCttacaaaaagaaaatattactGCAGGAGATGTTATTTGTATTGATAAAGGTACAGGCAAAATTACTAAAATTGGAAAATCATTTGCTAGATCTAAAGATTATGATGCAATGGATCCAAATACCCTTTTTGTTCAATGTCCTGAGGGAGaattacaaaaaagaaaagaagTAGTACATACAGTTACTTTACACGATATTGATGCCATTAATAGTAGAACTCAAGGGTTCTTGGCTTTATTTTCTGGTGATACTGgagaaataaaaaatgaaatcAGAGAACATATTGATATGAAAATTAATGAATGGCAAGAAGATGAAAAAGCCGAAATTGTACCAGGTGTCTTATTTATTGATGAAGTTCATATGTTAGATATTGAATGcttttcatatttaaataGAGCTTTAGAAAGTGAACAATCGCCTATAGTTATTATGGCAACAAATAGAGGTATTACACATATAAGAGGAACAGATTATAAAGCTCCTCATGGAATTCCTTTAGATTTATTAGATAGAACACTTATTATACCAACTTATCCATATAAACATCAAGATATACTCAAAATCTTAGAACAAAGGGCAGAAGAAGAAGATGTTGATATTGATGAATATGcaaaagaattattatgCAAAATTGCATCCGAATCCTCTTTAAGATATGCTTTACATTTAATTACCTTAGCAAATTTAGTATCAAAAAAACGTAAAGCAACAGAAGTTACGGTGCAGGATGTTAGACGTGTATATAACTTATTTATTGATGTTAAAAGAAGTACACAGTATCTAATTGAATACCAAAATGAATTCATGTTCTCGGAATTACCTAAAGAAGAACCATCCATAAAGGAAGAAGATTCTTCTGAAGAAAAAAGAGAAC